A genomic stretch from Strix aluco isolate bStrAlu1 chromosome 12, bStrAlu1.hap1, whole genome shotgun sequence includes:
- the TLE3 gene encoding LOW QUALITY PROTEIN: transducin-like enhancer protein 3 (The sequence of the model RefSeq protein was modified relative to this genomic sequence to represent the inferred CDS: deleted 1 base in 1 codon) gives MYPQGRHPAPHQPGQPGFKFTVAESCDRIKDEFQFLQAQYHSLKVEYDKLANEKTEMQRHYVMYYEMSYGLNIEMHKQTEIAKRLNTILAQIMPFLSQEHQQQVAQAVERAKQVTMTELNAIIGQQQLQAQHLSHAAHGPPVQLPPHPSGLQPPGIPPVTGSSSGLLALGALGSQAHLAVKDEKNHHDLDHRERDSSANNSVSPSESLRASEKHRSSTDYSIDSKKRKAEEKDSMSRYDSDGDKSDDLVVDVSNEDPATPRVSPAHSPPENGIDKARGLKKGDAPNSPASVASSSSTPSSKTKDLGHNDKSSTPGLKSNTPTPRNDAPTPGTSSTPGLRPMPGKPTGMDPLASALRTPISIAGSYAAPFAMMGHHEMNGSLTSPGAYAGLHNIPPQMSAAAAAAAAYGRSPMVGFDPHPPMRAPGLPSSLASIPGGKPAYSFHVSADGQMQPVPFPHDALAGPGIPRHARQINTLSHGEVVCAVTISNPTRHVYTGGKGCVKIWDISQPGSKSPISQLDCLNRDNYIRSCKLLPDGRTLIVGGEASTLTIWDLASPTPRIKAELTSSAPACYALAISPDAKVCFSCCSDGNIAVWDLHNQTLVRQFQGHTDGASCIDISHDGTKLWTGGLDNTVRSWDLREGRQLQQHDFTSQIFSLGYCPTGEWLAVGMESSNVEVLHHTKPDKYQLHLHESCVLSLKFAYCGKWFVSTGKDNLLNAWRTPYGASIFQSKESSSVLSCDISADDKYIVTGSGDKKATVYEVIY, from the exons ATGTACCCCCAGGGCCGGCACCCG GCTCCGCACCAGCCGGGCCAACCGGGCTTCAAATTTACCGTGGCCGAGTCTTGCGACCGGATCAAGGACGAGTTCCAGTTTCTACAAGCCCAGTACCACAG cctGAAAGTGGAGTATGATAAACTGGCGAACGAGAAGACCGAAATGCAGCGC CATTACGTTATG TACTACGAAATGTCGTATGGTTTGAATATTGAAATGCACAAACAG acagaaattgCTAAAAGACTGAATACGATTTTAGCCCAGATAATGCCTTTTCTGTCACAAGAG CACCAACAGCAAGTCGCACAGGCTGTTGAGCGTGCCAAGCAAGTGACAATGACGGAGTTGAATGCTATCATCGGG cagcagcagctccaggcccaGCACCTCTCCCACGCCGCTCACGGGCCCCCAGTTCAGCTGCCACCGCACCCCTCGGGCCTCCAGCCGCCGGGCATCCCGCCGGTCACCGGCAGCAGCTCGGGGCTGCTGGCTCTCGGCGCCCTGGGCAGCCAGGCACACCTCGCCGTCAAGGATGAAAAAAACCATCACGACCTGGACCACAGAG AGCGAGACTCAAGTGCA AATAACTCTGTTTCGCCCTCGGAGAGCCTGAGAGCCAGCGAGAAGCACCGGAGCTCCACGGACTACAGCATCGACTCCAAGAAGCGGAAAGCGGAGGAGAAGGACAGCATGAGCCGATAT GACAGCGATGGTGACAAGAGCGATGACCTGGTGGTGGATGTCTCCAATGAG GACCCTGCCACCCCCCGGGTCAGCCCAGCCCACTCCCCCCCGGAGAACGGCATAGACAAAGCCCGTGGGCTGAAGAAGGGGGATGCGCCAAACAGCCCGGCCTCGGttgcctcctccagcagcactccCTCCTCCAAGACTAAAGACCTGGGCCAC AACGACAAATCGTCGACGCCTGGGCTCAAGTCGAACACTCCGACGCCGAGGAACGACGCTCCCACCCCAGGGACGAGCAGcaccccggggctgcggccgaTGCCCGGCAAACCAACCGGGATGGACCCCCTGG CCTCGGCCCTGCGGACGCCCATCTCCATCGCGGGTTCCTACGCGGCTCCCTTCGCCATGATGGGGCACCACGAGATGAACGGCTCGCTCACCAGCCCTGGCGCCTACGCGGGGCTGCACAACATCCCCCCGCAGATgagcgccgctgccgccgccgccgccgcctatGGCCGGTCGCCAATG GTTGGTTTCGACCCGCACCCACCCATGAGAGCCCCTGGCCTGCCCTCGAGCCTGGCGTCCATCCCTGGAGGGAAGCC AGCCTACTCCTTCCACGTGAGCGCCGACGGGCAGATGCAGCCGGTCCCTTTTCCCCACGACGCCCTGGCCGGTCCTGGCATCCCACGGCATGCCCGGCAGATCAACACACTGAGCCACGGCGAGGTGGTGTGCGCTGTCACCATCAGCAACCCCACCAGGCACGTCTACACGGGGGGCAAGGGCTGCGTGAAGATCTGGGACATCAGCCAGCCGGGCAGCAAGAGCCCCATCTCCCAGCTCGACTGCTTG AACCGAGATAACTACATCCGCTCCTGCAAACTCCTCCCCGACGGGCGCACACTGATCGTGGGAGGGGAGGCGAGCACACTCACCATCTGGGACCTGGCTTCCCCCACGCCACGCATCAAGGCCGAGCTGACCTCCTCTGCCCCCGCCTGCTACGCCCTGGCCATCAGCCCCGACGCCAAAgtctgcttctcctgctgcagcgaCGGCAACATTGCCGTCTGGGACCTGCACAACCAGACGCTCGTCAG GCAATTCCAAGGCCACACGGATGGTGCCAGCTGCATAGATATCTCCCACGACGGTACGAAGTTGTGGACGGGGGGTCTGGACAACACAGTGCGCTCCTGGGACTTGCGGGAAGGgcggcagctccagcagcacgACTTCACCTCCCAG ATCTTCTCGCTGGGGTACTGCCCGACGGGCGAGTGGCTGGCAGTGGGCATGGAGAGCAGCAACGTGGAGGTGCTGCACCACACAAAACCCGACAAGTACCAGCTGCACCTCCACGAGAGCTGCGTCCTCTCCCTCAAGTTTGCCTACTGTG GGAAATGGTTTGTGAGCACCGGCAAAGACAACCTGCTCAACGCCTGGAGGACGCCCTACGGAGCGAGTATCTTCCAG TCCAAGGAATCCTCGTCCGTCTTAAGTTGTGACATTTCAGCGGATGACAAGTACATCGTCACGGGCTCTGGTGACAAGAAAGCCACAGTCTACGAGGTCATCTACTAA